One window from the genome of Pararhizobium gei encodes:
- a CDS encoding threonine aldolase family protein: protein MIFSSDNWAGAHPLIAESLVKAAGGFASAYGTSDLDRKVEKKLSEIFEREIAVFFVATGTAANSLALASANRPGGHVFCHREAHINVDECGAPEFFSHGSRMAPVDGPLGKMDPIKLETAIRRLPPGFVHGGQPMAITLTQATEAGTAYGLDEIDAIAGIAKSSHLPLHMDGARFANALVTLDTTPADMTWKRGVDLLSFGGTKNGCWCAEALILFDNTKAEEMHYLRKRSAQLFSKSRFIAAQFDAYLENDLWLDLARHANTMTRRLIEGVGASGNAKLAWPSDSNELFIILKKDTARTLRENGAVFYDWPVPQMLVGTLSEDEGLHRLVTSFATTSEDIDRFVAAC, encoded by the coding sequence ATGATTTTTTCCTCCGATAACTGGGCTGGCGCCCATCCTCTGATTGCTGAGAGCCTTGTCAAGGCCGCAGGCGGCTTCGCTTCGGCCTACGGGACCAGCGATCTGGACAGAAAGGTCGAAAAAAAGCTGTCCGAGATATTCGAACGGGAGATCGCAGTCTTCTTCGTCGCAACGGGCACGGCTGCCAACTCGCTCGCACTTGCCAGCGCCAATCGCCCGGGGGGCCATGTTTTCTGCCACCGGGAAGCGCATATCAATGTTGACGAGTGTGGTGCGCCGGAGTTCTTTTCCCACGGCAGCCGGATGGCACCGGTGGATGGTCCGCTCGGCAAGATGGACCCGATCAAGCTCGAAACAGCGATCAGACGACTACCGCCGGGCTTCGTGCATGGCGGCCAGCCCATGGCGATCACGCTGACGCAGGCAACAGAAGCCGGAACAGCCTATGGCCTCGACGAAATCGACGCGATCGCCGGCATCGCGAAATCGTCTCATCTGCCGCTTCACATGGACGGTGCCCGCTTTGCTAATGCCCTGGTGACGCTGGACACTACACCAGCGGACATGACCTGGAAGCGCGGCGTCGATCTGCTTTCCTTCGGCGGCACGAAGAACGGATGCTGGTGCGCCGAAGCCCTGATCCTTTTCGACAACACCAAGGCCGAGGAAATGCACTACCTGCGCAAACGCTCCGCGCAGCTGTTCTCCAAGTCCCGCTTCATCGCGGCTCAATTCGATGCCTATCTGGAAAATGATCTTTGGCTGGATCTCGCACGCCACGCAAACACCATGACGCGAAGGCTCATCGAAGGCGTCGGAGCATCCGGCAATGCCAAACTGGCATGGCCGAGCGATTCAAACGAGCTTTTCATCATCTTGAAAAAGGATACGGCCAGAACGCTGAGGGAGAATGGCGCGGTCTTTTACGACTGGCCTGTGCCGCAGATGCTCGTCGGAACCTTGAGCGAAGATGAAGGCCTTCACCGCCTTGTCACCAGCTTTGCCACAACCAGTGAGGACATCGATCGGTTTGTGGCTGCCTGTTAG
- a CDS encoding alpha/beta fold hydrolase produces MTPVLHATPDNPIPGNHIVGYFEGVDGRKIRYAIFKCADPFSKGTVVLLQGRNESIEKYAETIGEMTDRGLWVATFDWRGQAGSERILKNKPRRGHVRRFSDYERDLSIFLERIVLPDTRLPFFMLAHSMGALVALSQAPLLTTRIDRLVVLAPFIALGGQKFGHGTISLLAAALSLCGLGFLPMTSDKGPLPFSANLLTSDATRFARNRNITDSHPHLSLGPPTARWLHEAFKAIRRVSSREHLTKIRVPTVVLAPTRDRLVPHLEVENLASNFRAGHMIPIDGARHELMQEADYYRAQALAAIEAFIPGSTANAPAMETIEETVGNGIEVSTA; encoded by the coding sequence ATGACGCCCGTTCTTCATGCCACTCCCGACAATCCGATCCCGGGCAACCACATCGTTGGTTACTTCGAGGGCGTCGACGGTCGAAAGATCCGCTACGCGATCTTCAAATGCGCGGATCCTTTTTCGAAGGGCACCGTGGTTCTGCTGCAGGGCCGAAATGAATCGATCGAGAAATATGCCGAGACGATCGGCGAGATGACCGACCGCGGGCTCTGGGTTGCCACATTCGACTGGCGCGGGCAGGCGGGATCGGAGCGAATTCTGAAGAACAAACCCCGCCGGGGCCATGTGCGTCGCTTCTCCGACTATGAACGCGACCTGTCGATCTTTCTTGAGCGCATCGTTCTGCCCGACACCCGCCTGCCGTTCTTCATGCTCGCGCATTCGATGGGCGCCTTGGTTGCGCTGTCACAGGCGCCACTGCTCACCACCCGTATCGACCGTCTTGTTGTGCTCGCCCCCTTTATCGCCCTTGGCGGGCAAAAATTCGGGCACGGGACGATCAGCCTTCTTGCCGCTGCCTTGAGCCTCTGCGGCCTTGGCTTTTTGCCCATGACCAGTGACAAAGGGCCGCTGCCTTTTTCGGCCAATCTGCTCACGTCGGATGCCACGCGCTTTGCTCGCAACAGGAATATCACCGATTCCCATCCGCACCTTTCGCTCGGTCCCCCGACAGCGCGCTGGTTGCACGAGGCCTTCAAGGCGATCCGGCGTGTATCCTCGCGCGAGCACCTGACGAAAATACGCGTCCCGACCGTGGTGCTGGCGCCGACCCGGGATCGGCTCGTGCCGCATCTCGAGGTGGAAAACCTCGCCAGCAATTTTCGTGCCGGACACATGATCCCGATCGACGGCGCCCGTCACGAATTGATGCAGGAAGCTGATTATTACCGGGCGCAGGCTCTTGCTGCGATCGAAGCCTTCATCCCCGGCAGCACGGCCAATGCACCGGCTATGGAGACAATCGAGGAAACGGTTGGCAACGGCATCGAAGTCTCAACCGCCTAG
- a CDS encoding Hsp20 family protein codes for MRHVDFSPLYRSTVGFDRLFTMLDSLGQPDQAQTYPPYNIERTGETTYRITMAVAGFDETELSIEAREHTLTVKGEKSEEKTAENQFLYRGIAKRAFERRFQLADHVEIHSASLKHGLLHIDLKREIPEAAKPRRIEIVAAPSQARQIEATQVEQAQIDASAN; via the coding sequence ATGCGTCACGTTGATTTTTCCCCCCTTTATCGTTCCACCGTCGGTTTCGACCGTCTCTTCACCATGCTTGACAGTCTCGGTCAGCCGGACCAAGCGCAGACCTATCCGCCCTACAATATCGAGCGGACGGGCGAGACGACCTATCGGATCACCATGGCCGTCGCCGGCTTCGACGAGACCGAGTTGTCCATCGAAGCGCGCGAACACACGCTGACCGTCAAGGGCGAGAAGAGCGAAGAAAAGACCGCAGAAAACCAGTTCCTGTATCGTGGTATCGCCAAGCGCGCCTTCGAGCGACGCTTCCAGCTTGCCGACCATGTCGAAATTCATTCGGCATCGCTGAAGCACGGACTGCTGCATATCGATCTGAAGCGCGAGATTCCGGAAGCGGCCAAGCCGCGCCGCATCGAGATCGTTGCTGCGCCTTCCCAGGCACGACAGATCGAAGCGACCCAGGTCGAGCAAGCCCAGATCGACGCCAGCGCCAACTAA
- the hisN gene encoding histidinol-phosphatase, whose translation MLPDREFFDRLADAAKAETLPRFRMGISVSNKEAAGFDPVTEGDRAAEAAIRALIESHFPDHGILGEEFGSTGLDRDYVWVIDPIDGTRAFISGLPVWGTLIGLYHKGRAVMGLMDQPFTEERYFADGTNAFYRGRDGAGKISTRACADLSQAILFTTSPHLYTGDLKTRFEAVQSKVQLARYGCDCYAFALLAAGHIDLVIECGLKPYDVGGLIPLIEQAGGIVTDWNGGRPEMGGEILAAGSREVYEQALAILGG comes from the coding sequence ATGCTGCCGGACCGTGAATTTTTCGATCGCCTGGCGGATGCCGCCAAGGCCGAGACTCTGCCGCGTTTCCGAATGGGCATCAGTGTTTCCAACAAGGAGGCAGCCGGTTTCGATCCGGTGACCGAGGGAGACAGGGCGGCGGAAGCGGCGATCCGTGCGCTGATCGAAAGCCATTTTCCCGATCATGGCATCCTTGGAGAAGAGTTCGGCAGCACCGGGCTCGACCGGGACTATGTCTGGGTCATCGACCCGATCGACGGCACACGGGCCTTTATCTCCGGTCTGCCGGTCTGGGGCACGCTGATCGGGCTTTATCATAAGGGTCGGGCGGTCATGGGGCTGATGGATCAGCCGTTTACCGAAGAACGCTATTTTGCCGATGGCACGAATGCATTCTATCGCGGCCGTGACGGGGCCGGGAAGATCTCAACGCGCGCCTGTGCCGATCTTTCGCAGGCGATCCTGTTCACCACCTCGCCGCACCTTTACACCGGCGACCTGAAAACCCGGTTCGAAGCGGTCCAGAGCAAGGTGCAACTCGCGCGTTATGGCTGCGACTGCTACGCCTTCGCGCTACTTGCCGCCGGGCATATCGACCTGGTCATCGAGTGTGGTCTGAAGCCGTATGATGTCGGGGGATTGATCCCGCTGATCGAGCAGGCAGGGGGCATTGTCACGGATTGGAATGGCGGGCGGCCGGAAATGGGTGGCGAGATACTTGCCGCCGGCAGCCGCGAGGTTTACGAACAGGCCTTGGCCATACTAGGCGGTTGA